A part of Paenibacillus sp. sptzw28 genomic DNA contains:
- a CDS encoding phosphoadenylyl-sulfate reductase, whose amino-acid sequence MNLFEKEALVTQKAEELENATPEAILQYAVETFPNITFACSFGAEDVVIVDMLQKISPKTDVFYLDTDFHFKETYETRDKMMEIYGMNFVQVKPELTPEQQAEQFGPELWISDANQCCNIRKVQPLTKILSKYDAWITGIRRDQAPTRANSKKVEYDTKFGLIKFNPIANWTSEDVWNYIRTNNVYYNPLHDNNYPSIGCEYCTRQVMPGEDPRAGRWSGQEKTECGLHK is encoded by the coding sequence ATGAATTTATTCGAAAAAGAAGCACTCGTAACCCAAAAAGCAGAAGAGCTTGAGAATGCAACGCCGGAAGCAATTTTGCAATATGCGGTTGAAACGTTCCCGAACATTACGTTTGCGTGCAGCTTTGGAGCTGAAGATGTCGTTATTGTCGACATGCTTCAAAAGATCAGCCCGAAAACGGACGTGTTTTATTTGGATACGGATTTTCACTTTAAGGAAACCTACGAAACTCGAGATAAGATGATGGAGATTTACGGGATGAACTTTGTCCAGGTAAAACCGGAACTCACTCCCGAGCAGCAGGCGGAACAGTTCGGACCCGAGCTTTGGATTAGCGATGCCAACCAATGCTGCAATATCCGAAAAGTACAGCCTCTGACCAAAATTTTATCGAAGTACGATGCGTGGATTACGGGGATTCGGCGCGATCAGGCGCCTACTCGCGCCAATTCCAAAAAAGTTGAGTACGATACTAAATTCGGTTTAATAAAATTTAATCCGATTGCGAACTGGACCAGCGAAGATGTTTGGAATTATATCCGGACAAACAATGTCTATTACAATCCGCTTCATGATAATAATTATCCGAGTATCGGCTGCGAATATTGCACTCGCCAGGTTATGCCAGGTGAAGATCCGCGTGCCGGTCGCTGGTCGGGACAAGAAAAAACAGAATGCGGACTGCATAAATAA